TTGTTCCACGACCACGAAACCGCTCGACGAGATCGCCATGGCTACAGAATTGAGCAATGCCCTTCGAGAAGTCCTGAGACTTGGGGAATCCCTCACCGTACAACCAGCAGAGAGTATCCCTGATTTCCCAACCGGCATCCTCGATGTGACACGTCAGCCGGTGGAAGGTCTTGGGGCTGCCGAAGGCCAGCAGGTATGCACCCGGTTTGCACACCCGCAACATCTCCTGCCAGACCTCGACGCTGGGCACGTTCTGATCCCAGTTGTTGCCCATGAAACCGAGGCCGTAGGGCGGGTCGCAGAAACCGCCATCGTAGCTATTGGACGGGAGCGACTTGAGAACTTCAAGCACGTCTCCTTCAGTGATTTGGTACGGTTGTCCGTCATTCTGGTTCAAGGTTCTCCTCCAATATGCGCATGATGAAACGAAGACGGCCACGCTCCGTGCGCATCGTGAGCGTAGCCGTGGTAGAAAAAAGAAAGCTCAGTGGCAGTGAGCCACTGAGCTAGTCAGCATCAGAAAGATTGAGGCAAACGGTGAGAACTAGGCCGCCACGTCTGCGAGTTCGATGTCGGCGTCGATTGGGGCAGTGCCATCATCGAGTTGCTCGGTCGATTCGCCAGCAAGCTCGTTCCGAACATCATCCATCCGTTCTTGGCCAGTTACGACGTATGCCTTTTCAATGTCGCACGATACACATTCACGCCCCAGTTTCAGGCAGGCCGCAGCGGTCGTGAAACCACCACCGCAAGGATCAACGATAAGATCACCCGGCTTGGTGAAGTTGAGGAGAAGCCGTTCGATTTCAGCCAGTGGCCTTTGCCACGGGTGGTATTCCTTCTCCTTCATGGCGAAGTCGAGCGTATCCAACCATTTGACCCACTCCTTGCGATCGCCTTTGGTGTAGACCACGAATGAGGTGCTTTTGCTGACGACGTTCAGCGAGTGCATCACGTTACCCGGCCCGACCCACTTCGATGTACCCATCCACTGGTAGGTTAAATACTGGTCGAACGCTCGTAGCTTTTCGTTCAACTTGTATTGTCCGACGTAACAGATGAAGACGCCTCCTTCGACAAGCAATTCATCCGCCAGTCGAGCAAGATCGGCGATTTGTCCGATGAAGTCCCCGTCATACGGGATGTCAGTCAAGACACACTTTACCGACTCGGGCTTCAGGTCGGCGACCTTTTGCAACTCTTGAAACGGGCAGTGGAAGAGCCGGATCGACTCAGAGGTGTCAGGAGCGTTCAGTTGTGCCTGACGGCGTTCAGCCAATTTTTTGCTGTTCTCGATTCTCTGTACGGCTGCTCGGACACCCCGTTTTTCCGCTGCCG
The genomic region above belongs to Gimesia chilikensis and contains:
- a CDS encoding DNA methyltransferase — translated: MNSTTNISISDIQIGDRFRKDLGDIEGLAQSISDDGLLQAIGVTPDKRLVFGLRRLLACRDYLGWSEIPAVVIDIENLTHAEWIENTIRKDLTLSEMVAITDALRSFTRGGDRRSDQYRKNGSGVTKKDACEIAGWKMDRYDDAKKVVENAIDELVGAMDKGEVSPHAAAQLAAEPKDIQKEAVKLLKNATTAAEKRGVRAAVQRIENSKKLAERRQAQLNAPDTSESIRLFHCPFQELQKVADLKPESVKCVLTDIPYDGDFIGQIADLARLADELLVEGGVFICYVGQYKLNEKLRAFDQYLTYQWMGTSKWVGPGNVMHSLNVVSKSTSFVVYTKGDRKEWVKWLDTLDFAMKEKEYHPWQRPLAEIERLLLNFTKPGDLIVDPCGGGFTTAAACLKLGRECVSCDIEKAYVVTGQERMDDVRNELAGESTEQLDDGTAPIDADIELADVAA